The proteins below are encoded in one region of Triticum aestivum cultivar Chinese Spring chromosome 1B, IWGSC CS RefSeq v2.1, whole genome shotgun sequence:
- the LOC123100936 gene encoding uncharacterized protein, giving the protein MAPPAATSASMGAPQQAPPKAPADARSVATGAHQVPAATRMATDPPPWLPAGTDLVSQINEDAGPSSSLVRSIKGSKEPKHASGEQKEKSKKSAPRKGKGKAAKEKIASRVVAIGEQTPKGKEKCSEVAPHDSPAMGTRSKRASHSPAMSTRSKRAPVRLDL; this is encoded by the exons ATGGCGCCGCCGGCTGCCACATCTGCATCGATGGGAGCACCGCAGCAAGCACCCCCAAAGGCGCCGGCGGATGCCAGATCGGTGGCGACGGGAGCACATCAAGTACCGGCGGCAACCCGAATGGCGACGGATCCTCCTCCTTGGCTCCCAGCAGG CACTGATCTAGTTTCTCAAATAAATGAGGATGCTGGTCCAAGTTCTAGTTTAGTGAG ATCTATCAAGGGTTCTAAAGAACCAAAACATGCTTCTGGGGAACAAAAGGAAAAATCTAAGAAGAGTGCGCCGCGAAAGGGAAAGGGTAAGGCTGCCAAAGAGAAGATTGCCTCACGAGTTGTTGCTATTGGAGAGCAGACACCAAAAGGCAAAGAAAAATGCAGCGAAGTTGCTCCACATGATAGCCCAGCCATGGGTACAAGAAGCAAAAGGGCATCTCATAGCCCAGCTATGAGCACTAGGAGCAAAAGAGCACCTGTTAGATTGGACTTGTAG
- the LOC123100920 gene encoding probable E3 ubiquitin ligase SUD1, giving the protein MVVADASGGEEGARISPKGCQGKEEAEAEEQLCRICRLPAEAERPLRSPCACRGSIRFVHDECQLRWIAARGKPLCEVCNRGITTRLLYAADAPARLPVSEFMVGASDKLTGLLLLLVFAVCVAPEFSVHLAAVWAWRLALARSFAQARCLLSLRLSTASALAIFALCVAFARRFAPFAVAPFARWVARLETRRQGFRGFDGLQVLALLAVEAFLMVVIFDMALACILVFLPFSLGRIIHWCISCSNFSDVGEVNSYTSTGSALLIGYGLIISVGVTFPGLNTLWQYFTGERLMIANFIRRLHARFLRETAGFTTLASILLSAFIMYPLFFGWLLDIFSSKMFGATMSQRLELLFAPSFASASLHCFIGHIFLNLRLWLSVTLHKILRLGVACPCCHIHRNHIQEPFHKFYFKRALLYDVIFMAVVIFVPVQIAGQLAPELFPLDINCAAEGLSLWQAPRSYADPISRVFIVWFLMKGTSTVTYLESLVKMITRYSYATNVVLAWSTVAIYSSAVLIFPISIGRPLLLAITRLPVASGLESNDLLALVVGIGIILTIIAAARDSIAYMNGGRPRHLALKYSMIVFLWSIVIPFLNGLLVDLFLISPFVGPADGASLTYIWALGFLFMRIWLKLVQQIRARPVLAYIIDERWVPTIVRWKADCLSWEISMFWFLQEVFMPIATRLLAALGVPYVLAKGVFPRFGYSVAVNSAVYRFAWLGSVGSCELCYLFKLLCVKLHDSIRDERYVIGKRLEDVPDHS; this is encoded by the exons ATGGTGGTGGCCGACGCCAGCGGAGGAGAAGAGGGGGCGAGGATCTCCCCGAAGGGATGCCAAGgaaaggaggaggcggaggcggaggagcagCTGTGCCGCATCTGCCGCCTCCCCGCCGAGGCGGAGCGCCCCCTGCGGAGCCCATGCGCCTGCCGCGGCAGCATCAGGTTCGTCCACGACGAGTGCCAGCTCCGGTGGATCGCCGCCCGCGGAAAACCCCTATGCGAG gtATGCAACCGTGGCATCACCACCCGGCTTCTCTACGCTGCGGACGCCCCCGCGAGGCTGCCCGTGTCCGAGTTCATGGTGGGGGCGTCCGACAAGCTCACgggtctgctgctgctgctcgtctTCGCCGTATGCGTTGCGCCGGAATTTTCCGTTCACCTCGCCGCCGTCTGGGCTTGGCGCCTCGCGCTCGCCAGATCCTTTGCTCAAGCACGCTGTTTGCTCTCCCTCCGCCTTTCTACCGCCTCCGCCCTCGCGATATTTGCGCTCTGCGTTGCATTTGCGCGCCGGTTTGCTCCATTTGCTGTAGCTCCATTTGCGCGATGGGTTGCGCGCCTAGAAACTCGGCGTCAAGGGTTTCGTGGATTTGATGGCTTGCAAGTCCTTGCGCTACTTGCCGTTGAAGCATTCTTGATG GTGGTAATATTTGACATGGCTCTGGCTTGTATTTTGGTTTTTCTCCCATTTTCGCTGGGAAGGATAATCCACTGGTGCATATCGTGTTCCAATTTTTCCGATGTGGGTGAAGTCAACTCCTACACTTCAACAGGCTCTGCCCTTCTAATTGGATATGGACTTATCATTTCTGTGGGTGTCACTTTTCCTGGGCTGAACACTCTTTGGCAATACTTTACGGGGGAGCGCCTTATGATTGCAAATTTCATTAGAAGGCTCCATGCTAGATTCCTCAGAGAGACCGCAGGTTTTACCACTCTTGCAAGTATTCTCCTGAGCGCATTTATAATGTACCCGTTGTTCTTTGGCTGGTTGCTTGATATCTTCTCTTCAAAAATGTTTGGTGCAACAATGTCTCAAAGGTTGGAACTTCTGTTTGCTCCGTCTTTTGCTTCAGCTTCTCTTCATTGTTTTATTGGACACATCTTTTTGAATCTACGTCTCTGGTTGTCCGTAACTCTTCACAAG ATATTGAGGCTGGGAGTTGCCTGTCCCTGTTGCCACATCCACCGTAACCATATTCAGGAGCCATTCCACAAATTTTATTTTAAGCGTGCTCTTCTGTATGACGTTATCTTTATGGCCGTAGTAATTTTTGTTCCTGTTCAAATTGCTGGCCAATTGGCACCGGAGCTGTTCCCATTAGATATCAA TTGTGCTGCTGAAGGCTTATCATTATGGCAAGCGCCACGAAGCTATGCCGATCCAATTTCTCGTGTTTTCATTGTGTGGTTTCTCATGAAGGGCACTTCTACAGTCACATACCTTGAGTCACTAGTGAAGATGATAACTCGGTATTCGTATGCCACTAATGTGGTGCTTGCATGGTCGACCGTTGCGATATACAGTTCGGCTGTGCTCATTTTTCCAATCTCAATTGGGCGTCCCTTGTTGCTTGCCATCACCCGGCTGCCAGTAGCAAGTGGATTGGAATCCAATG ATCTGCTTGCTTTGGTTGTTGGGATTGGCATCATATTAACCATTATTGCCGCCGCTAGAGATTCAATTGCGTACATGAATGGCGGGAGACCACGCCATCTAGCTTTGAAGTACTCTATGATTGTGTTCTTATGG TCTATCGTCATTCCCTTCCTGAATGGGTTGCTGGTTGATTTATTTCTAATATCACCATTCGTTGGGCCTGCTGACGGCGCTTCATTAACCTACATTTGGGCCCTTGGGTTTCTTTTTATGAGAATCTGGTTAAAGCTG GTTCAGCAGATAAGGGCCAGACCTGTTCTTGCCTATATCATCGATGAAAGGTGGGTTCCGACGATTGTTCGGTGGAAGGCCGATTGTCTTTCTTGGGAGATATCAATGTTCTGGTTCTTGCAAGAAGTCTTCATGCCTATTGCCACGAGGCTACTCGCTGCTCTAGGCGTTCCTTATGTGCTCGCCAAGGGTGTCTTCCCAAGATTTGGCTACTCTGTTGCTGTGAACTCAGCAGTCTATCGCTTCGCATGGTTGGGCAGCGTCGGCTCCTGTGAGCTCTGCTATCTCTTCAAGTTGTTGTGTGTGAAACTCCATGACTCGATCAGGGACGAGCGCTACGTTATCGGGAAGAGGTTGGAAGATGTCCCCGACCATAGCTGA